The Oleiphilus messinensis DNA segment GACCGATCAATGGCACATAAGGGAACATTACAGTAGGCCGCTTGGCACTGGCCATGTATTCTGCAATCAAATCCTGATTTCCACCTTTAGTAATAGACCATTTTCGATGCACCTGAAAAGCGACCTCAGCACCATAACTTTGGCCGTCAATACGTGCCTCCAGCTCCATAAGTCGGTTTTCCGTGCGCCCCTGGAAGGTTTTCCAAACAGCTTCCTGAAGCCACAGCACCAACACAATGAATATAACAGCAAGATAGCTAATCGAGCTGGTAAACCCCCAAAAGCAGAGCGTCACCGCAAGGAGTTTGATCCCAAGGGCATAGCGTTCATACTGTTCATATTGATTTTGCAAAATAACCCATTCACGCTGAAATCCATCCACCGCCACCAAATTCTCTGTATCGCTCATTTGTTCCTCCTTACATTAACGTTACCGTTATGATTCAGTTTGGGTACAGTCCGCTCATCTTATCTTGCTCAAGAGCGTCTAAATATTTCAGGAAAATCTAATTTCAATTTAATGTCAAAAAAATTGAGGGGATCAGTATTTCAATATCGCACTAATACATACAACACTTAAATTGGACTAATTGGAGCCCAACCGATCATGGAAACTAGCAGCGCAAGCCTCAAGTGCACAACTCAGACTCGCAAACGCCGCCTCAATGACCTCGGGTCCAACCAGCTCATTAATGCCCTTCGCGACTCACTCGCAAACCAACGCTTCAAGCAAGTGGCGGAAAACTCGGACTACGAAGACTGGCTCCTGTTCTAGCCACCGATACGCTGTCGGGTTTAATGCGTAATTGTCATCGAAACTAGACGGCTTTCGAATTCAAATGTCGCCAATCGACACCATAGATCAAATTAAAAGCCGTCTTAAGCCCCAAGATTAATTGTGACGACTTCAGCACGTAAAAGATTGTAAATATTAACTTATAGTAACGGCGTAATCGCCATCAATCTAGTATTATAACCCTGTGTTCAAGACGATGTTCAGAAAGGAACAACCACATGAGACGTCAAGACTGGTTTGAACTGGGGCGTAACGTGAGCTGGTACCTCCCCAGCAATATACGTAACCAACCGACGCAAGAGCAACTTAAAGAAGCCGCTTGGAAAATGGGGCTAACCGTTGCCGAGACCAGGGAAGCCTATTCCATTTTTGTTGAAGATAGCAGGAAAGCATATCATCAATAAAACTCGACCTGAAACGCGCCGGTAACATGGCGCGTTACGCCAACACCAATGAATCCATTCGTGGGTTTCAACTGTGAGCATCAATCGTAAGCTTTAACGAGCTCATGAGCTTTTCATTAAATTAAAATGCTCCAGAATCTTACGCAGCGTATCGCGACTGACTGGCTTTGAAATATGGTCATCCATTCCAGCTTCAGTACATTTTCGCTTGTCACGATCCATGACGTTCGCGGTTAACGCCACAATAGGAGTGCGCTGTCCCAAGTCTGCTTCCAGCTCCCGGATGAGACGTGTGGCTTCGTAGCCATCCATTCCCGGCATTTGGCAATCCATTAAAATCAAGTCATATTCTTTCTCTCGCCAAGCATCCACTGCAGCCTGCCCATGATCAGCGATATCCACCTTACACCCCAGTTTTTCCAACATCCGTGCTGCAACTTTCTGGTTTATGGCATTGTCTTCCACTAACAATACCGGATGCTGTTGACTCACTTGATTGGAGCGACTCTCAACCACAGACTTATTCAGCGAATAGCGAGATACCAATGATTTTTGGCTGTGATAAGGACGCTGCAATACTTTTTTCAAAACACCGTCTACGACCGACTCGCTCAACGGATGGGACAAATAAATATCAAACCCGGCTTCCTGGCATTGATTGTAATCTCCGCGCTCCCCAATTGCAGGAATATAGGCCGTATAAATACCGGACTTGGCAGGATCAGACTCAAAAAATGTATTGAACAGCGCTCCAGTCTGCAACTCGCCAAAGGCCACAATATCGTAAAAACGACTGCCTTCATCTCCCTTTAATACGACTTGGCCGGCCTCGGTAAGCCCATTGAGTTGCGATATTTCACACTGATAGACTTCAGCACCACGCGCAGTGAGAATCGCTGTCAGTATTTCAGTCGCTATCGACTGAACGCCGATGATCAGAACCCGCTTTCCGGTGAGAAACGATTCAGCCATCTCGCCATCATCGATCGGTAAAGTCAGTTCCAAAGAAAAAGAGGATCCCATCCCGGCCTGACTTTCAGCCGAAACCGTGCCTCCCATGAGCTCCGCAAGCTTCTTGCAAATACTCAGGCCCAGTCCGGTTCCACCATATTCTCGTGATGTTGACCTGTCTGCCTGGGAATACTCATCAAATACCGACTCAAGTTTATTCTGCTCAATCCCTATACCCGTATCGGTAACAGTGAAAACCAGTTCGACAACGGTTTCGGTCACAGCTCGACAACCCAGCTTCAGGATTACGTACCCCTGCTGGGTGAACTTGGTAGCATTCGTGAGCAGATTCATCAGGATCTGCCGAATTCGAACAGGGTCACCAATGACATTGGCAGGCACACTGGAATCAATATGCAAATAGAGCGGCAGATTCTTATCACGCGCCTTCAGAGACAATAACTCTGCCACCTCAGCCAGCGTGTCCCGGACATTAAAGGCAATGGGGTCAATCTCCAGCTTCCCGGCTTCAATCTTGGAGATATCAAGAATATCATTAACAATCTCCAGCAGAGCATCAGCCGAAGCCTGAATGGCATTGGCGTACTCTCGCTGCTCACCCGTCAAGTCGGTATCCAGCAACAAAGAAGCCATTCCCACAACGCCGTTCATGGGCGTGCGTATTTCATGGGACATATTGGCAAGAAAAAGACTTTTGGCCAGATTAGCCTGCTGAATGCGTTTGTGTTCACGCCGGATCTGGGCTTCACCCAATTCACGTTCTACAGCAGGTGCAAGCCGGGCCATATTATCTTTCATAACATAGTCATTTGCGCCGGCCTTCATGGCAGCAACAGCGGTGTCTTCCCCAATCGCGCCGGAAACAATAATCGCGGGTAAGTCTGGATCGAATTCACGTAACAACTTGACAGCAGATATGGCATCAAAGTCCGGCATATTATGATCTGTAATCACAATATCCCAATCTTCATCCTGTAAAGCCTCGGCCATAGTTTGTGCATTATAAGCACGGACATGGGTTGCATTGTAGCCCCCCTTGCGGAGCTGACGCAGGGTGAAAAATGCATCATTTTCGGAGTCGTCGATTAACAACACCCGGAGATCTTTGAGTGGTTCAGAATTGCTCATAGTAGGCTAAAAATTTTATTATTGTTGCGGTTCTCATCGAGGAGAAGATGGCGCGCGAAACTTTCCGCAGAGCAGAGAGCCTTCGCAAGTGCCCACAGACTCGTTTCATAAGCATTCGGAAATACCGTACGCCAACCCATCCTGAAATTCGACAACGCCTTTTTCATCTGAACAAATGAGATGCGAACACAGCAGCTGATAAAAGCTGATCACATGGACCACTTTAGTAACAAACCTCTGAAACCAGTGATCTAACTAAAAGTGAGCATTAAAACTCAATACGAGCAATAAAACTGCAATTTAGCGTAAATCCCGAAAATCAGAGCGCAATTGCTGACCGGTCGACCTCCCTGTGGCAGAGCATTTGACGAAAGTATAGCGCACATTCTAACAGCTGCACCTAA contains these protein-coding regions:
- a CDS encoding response regulator, whose protein sequence is MSNSEPLKDLRVLLIDDSENDAFFTLRQLRKGGYNATHVRAYNAQTMAEALQDEDWDIVITDHNMPDFDAISAVKLLREFDPDLPAIIVSGAIGEDTAVAAMKAGANDYVMKDNMARLAPAVERELGEAQIRREHKRIQQANLAKSLFLANMSHEIRTPMNGVVGMASLLLDTDLTGEQREYANAIQASADALLEIVNDILDISKIEAGKLEIDPIAFNVRDTLAEVAELLSLKARDKNLPLYLHIDSSVPANVIGDPVRIRQILMNLLTNATKFTQQGYVILKLGCRAVTETVVELVFTVTDTGIGIEQNKLESVFDEYSQADRSTSREYGGTGLGLSICKKLAELMGGTVSAESQAGMGSSFSLELTLPIDDGEMAESFLTGKRVLIIGVQSIATEILTAILTARGAEVYQCEISQLNGLTEAGQVVLKGDEGSRFYDIVAFGELQTGALFNTFFESDPAKSGIYTAYIPAIGERGDYNQCQEAGFDIYLSHPLSESVVDGVLKKVLQRPYHSQKSLVSRYSLNKSVVESRSNQVSQQHPVLLVEDNAINQKVAARMLEKLGCKVDIADHGQAAVDAWREKEYDLILMDCQMPGMDGYEATRLIRELEADLGQRTPIVALTANVMDRDKRKCTEAGMDDHISKPVSRDTLRKILEHFNLMKSS